A portion of the Adhaeribacter radiodurans genome contains these proteins:
- a CDS encoding HEAT repeat domain-containing protein: MKNNFTPFSKKKKLFWVSALAPALFLAGFKDDPNNGRIKKMDPNEAAALAKSIEAVVTPELAPGLTLKLWGVDSLVADPIAIDLDDKGRLYYTRTNRQKNSEFDIRAHQDWEIESTKLQTVEDRRAFLRKVLSPENSQKNTWLKDVNNDGSHDWRDLTVEKEQVYRLEDTNNDGVADLSKLVVDDFHEEITDVAGGVMAYGDDVYLAVAPDLWRLKDKNGDGIADEKTSISHGYGVHVGFSGHGLSGIEMGPDGKIYWQIGDIGFNGKGPDGQKWEHPNSGVVVRANPDGSDFEVFAHGVRNTHEFVFDEYGNLISEDNDGDHPGEKERLVYIVNGSDTGWRSNWQYGKYRDPDNNTYKVWMDEQMYKPRFEGQAAYITPTIANYVSGPSGMRYNPGTALSPEYKNNFFIAEFVGNPARSGIHAFKLKPKGATFELGEEKKILGNILATGIEFGPDGALYVADWINGWDTKNYGRIWKLDDKNGASSAERQLTKKLLGEDFSPRNENDLGELLKNPDMRVRQKAQFELVKRGEKGSKILQKYIKQTNNQLARVHGIWGISQLARQNKQYGRLLLPLLKDKDPEIRAQAAKWLGDVRYAEAGKALIPVLKDNNSRARFFAAEALGRIAYQSAVQPLIDLLIANNDQDAYIRHAGSLALARIGKADPVVALANHSSRGVRIAAVVALRRMSHPGIANFLKDQDEFVVTEAARAINDDLSIKDALPALGNVLATTRFTNEALIRRAINANLRVGTPEAMQNLISYAQKEGNPVAMRAEAMDALSTWAKPSVLDRVDGRYRGEVKRDLATVKSKAGDFYIKMLNNPDKSIRMSAVKAISKMKMDQGSAALFARLKEDKEASIRVEALRALADLQDKQISKAIEQALADQEKTVRVAALDLLGKTNMPSEQMVSMLSDVINTRTIEEKQAALLTLGKLPVKNSQKVFDQLLNKMAAGILAPEIQLELEEAIDSTRSQALIARHKAVTSKLSPDALAASFKGSLIGGDPNQGQRIFFRHQTAQCIRCHSYSDLGGDAGPRLNGVASRLSREQLLEAVINPSARLAPGFGTVTLTLKNGKTVSGILQGETNNTVAVKVGDQPDATIQKDQIAKRVNSPSSMPEMRYLLTKREIRDVVSFLSTMKEVE, encoded by the coding sequence ATGAAAAACAATTTCACACCTTTCTCTAAAAAAAAGAAACTTTTCTGGGTTTCGGCCTTAGCGCCGGCCTTGTTCCTGGCAGGCTTTAAAGATGACCCTAATAACGGTCGAATCAAAAAAATGGACCCCAACGAGGCAGCAGCCTTAGCTAAATCCATTGAGGCGGTAGTTACGCCGGAATTGGCGCCTGGCCTAACGCTTAAATTATGGGGCGTAGACTCACTTGTGGCGGACCCAATTGCTATTGACCTAGATGACAAGGGACGTTTGTATTACACCCGCACCAATCGGCAAAAAAACTCAGAATTTGATATCCGGGCACACCAGGATTGGGAAATTGAATCTACTAAGTTACAAACCGTAGAAGATAGGCGTGCTTTTTTACGGAAGGTATTATCGCCGGAAAATAGCCAGAAAAATACCTGGTTAAAGGATGTAAACAACGATGGATCCCACGATTGGCGCGATTTAACCGTTGAAAAAGAACAGGTTTACCGTTTAGAAGATACAAATAACGACGGAGTGGCCGACCTATCAAAATTGGTTGTAGACGATTTTCACGAGGAAATTACGGATGTTGCCGGCGGCGTTATGGCTTATGGCGATGATGTGTATTTAGCGGTAGCTCCCGATTTATGGCGCTTAAAAGATAAAAACGGCGATGGCATTGCCGACGAGAAAACATCTATTTCGCATGGTTACGGGGTGCACGTTGGTTTCAGTGGCCACGGGTTATCGGGCATTGAAATGGGACCTGATGGTAAAATTTACTGGCAAATCGGGGATATAGGTTTTAACGGTAAAGGACCGGACGGGCAAAAATGGGAACACCCGAATAGTGGGGTAGTAGTGCGCGCCAACCCGGATGGCAGCGATTTTGAGGTGTTTGCTCATGGTGTTAGAAATACCCACGAATTTGTTTTCGATGAATATGGTAACCTAATTAGTGAGGATAATGATGGGGATCATCCCGGCGAAAAAGAACGCCTGGTGTATATTGTAAACGGTTCGGATACGGGCTGGCGTAGCAACTGGCAATACGGTAAATACCGCGATCCCGATAATAATACTTATAAAGTATGGATGGATGAGCAGATGTACAAGCCCAGGTTCGAAGGACAGGCTGCTTACATTACACCTACCATTGCGAATTACGTAAGTGGTCCATCGGGTATGCGTTATAATCCGGGCACGGCTCTAAGCCCTGAATATAAAAATAACTTTTTTATTGCCGAATTTGTGGGTAACCCGGCCCGCTCTGGTATTCATGCTTTTAAATTAAAACCGAAAGGCGCTACGTTTGAACTGGGCGAAGAGAAAAAAATACTCGGTAATATTTTAGCAACCGGTATTGAATTTGGTCCGGACGGTGCGTTGTACGTAGCCGATTGGATTAACGGATGGGATACGAAAAACTACGGCCGTATCTGGAAACTGGATGATAAAAACGGAGCTTCTTCTGCGGAGCGGCAATTAACTAAAAAATTATTAGGTGAAGATTTTAGCCCACGTAACGAAAATGATTTAGGCGAATTGCTGAAAAACCCAGACATGCGGGTTCGGCAAAAAGCCCAGTTTGAATTAGTAAAACGTGGTGAAAAAGGCAGTAAAATCTTACAAAAATATATTAAACAAACAAATAACCAGCTGGCCCGGGTACACGGTATTTGGGGTATCAGCCAGTTAGCCCGCCAAAACAAACAATATGGCCGTTTATTACTGCCTCTGTTAAAAGATAAAGATCCGGAAATTCGGGCACAGGCCGCTAAGTGGTTAGGAGATGTACGTTACGCTGAAGCCGGTAAAGCTCTTATTCCGGTTTTAAAAGATAACAATAGTCGGGCGCGTTTCTTTGCCGCTGAGGCTTTAGGACGTATTGCTTACCAATCTGCCGTACAGCCTTTAATTGATTTACTAATTGCGAATAATGACCAAGATGCATATATCCGTCACGCGGGTAGTCTGGCTTTGGCCCGCATTGGCAAAGCTGATCCGGTAGTAGCCTTGGCCAATCATTCATCCCGAGGAGTTCGCATTGCGGCAGTAGTAGCTTTGCGCCGGATGAGCCATCCTGGTATTGCGAATTTCCTGAAAGATCAGGATGAATTTGTGGTAACGGAAGCCGCCCGGGCCATTAATGATGATCTTTCTATTAAAGACGCTTTACCGGCGCTGGGAAATGTATTGGCTACAACTCGCTTTACTAACGAAGCGCTTATCCGTCGGGCTATCAATGCCAATTTACGGGTAGGCACTCCGGAAGCCATGCAAAATTTAATTAGCTACGCTCAGAAAGAGGGCAACCCGGTTGCTATGCGGGCGGAAGCGATGGATGCACTTAGCACCTGGGCCAAGCCTTCGGTTCTGGATCGGGTAGATGGCCGGTATCGGGGTGAAGTGAAAAGAGATCTGGCAACGGTAAAATCAAAAGCTGGTGACTTTTACATTAAAATGTTAAACAATCCTGATAAATCTATCCGGATGAGTGCAGTAAAAGCTATTAGTAAAATGAAAATGGACCAAGGTTCGGCGGCTTTATTTGCTCGTTTGAAGGAAGATAAAGAAGCCAGCATCCGGGTAGAAGCTTTACGTGCCCTAGCCGATTTACAGGATAAACAAATAAGTAAAGCTATTGAACAAGCACTGGCCGACCAGGAAAAAACCGTTCGGGTAGCGGCTCTTGATTTGTTAGGTAAAACCAATATGCCAAGTGAACAAATGGTATCTATGCTTTCAGATGTGATTAACACCCGCACCATCGAAGAAAAGCAAGCAGCTTTATTAACCTTGGGTAAATTACCGGTTAAAAATTCCCAAAAAGTATTCGATCAGCTATTAAACAAAATGGCTGCCGGAATTTTAGCTCCCGAAATTCAGTTAGAATTAGAAGAAGCGATTGATAGTACCCGCTCCCAAGCATTAATTGCCCGGCATAAAGCGGTAACATCTAAACTATCGCCGGATGCTTTAGCAGCTTCTTTTAAAGGTAGCTTAATTGGCGGAGACCCAAATCAGGGGCAAAGAATTTTCTTCCGCCACCAAACGGCTCAGTGTATCCGTTGCCATTCTTATAGTGATTTAGGCGGCGATGCCGGACCAAGGTTAAATGGGGTAGCCAGCCGTCTTTCGCGCGAACAATTGCTGGAAGCAGTGATTAATCCAAGCGCCCGTTTAGCTCCTGGTTTTGGTACGGTAACCTTAACGCTAAAAAATGGAAAAACCGTAAGCGGAATTCTGCAAGGCGAAACCAATAACACGGTTGCAGTAAAAGTTGGTGATCAGCCAGATGCTACTATTCAAAAAGATCAAATTGCCAAGCGGGTTAATTCTCCGTCCAGTATGCCCGAAATGCGGTATCTTTTAACCAAACGGGAAATACGTGATGTGGTAAGTTTCTTGTCTACGATGAAAGAAGTGGAATAA
- a CDS encoding PRC-barrel domain-containing protein: MNENELMKDNLTGQNQEGSNANWPVKILTATSIIGDDVDNTQGENLGKIKDLMLDVHQGTISYVIMEVGGFLGINEKLFAIPFKALKLDPADQKFILNTNKEQLEQAPGFDKDHWPGTNSHEYYEGAGTYWGNFMGPSTGTALT, encoded by the coding sequence ATGAACGAGAACGAATTAATGAAAGATAATCTTACCGGTCAGAACCAGGAAGGGAGCAATGCTAACTGGCCCGTTAAAATTTTAACCGCCACTTCTATTATAGGAGATGATGTAGATAATACTCAAGGCGAAAATTTAGGCAAGATCAAAGATCTCATGCTGGATGTTCACCAGGGTACTATTAGTTACGTGATAATGGAAGTAGGAGGCTTTTTAGGAATTAACGAAAAATTGTTTGCCATTCCTTTTAAAGCTTTAAAACTCGACCCGGCCGATCAAAAATTTATTTTAAATACGAACAAAGAACAATTAGAGCAGGCACCTGGTTTTGACAAGGATCACTGGCCGGGCACTAACAGTCACGAATACTATGAAGGAGCGGGTACCTATTGGGGTAATTTTATGGGTCCAAGTACTGGAACTGCTTTAACCTAA
- a CDS encoding glycoside hydrolase family 53 protein: MKKHKILLFWSLFLLVLLAGCSPILSNKENKFVKGADIGWLQQMEATGFKFYDDKGVEQDCFKILTDHGINTIRLRTWVNPSADKINGHNRKEEMVAMAVRAQKWGMRVMINFHYSDTWADPGHQIKPAAWEGHDFPHLLQDVYNYTYEVMSALKKAGIKPEWVQVGNETSGGMIYPEGSVSNWPQLAQLINKGYDAIKAVSPSSKVILHLDQGNNNKRFRNWFDNAKVHGAKFDVIGLSYYTYWLPGNPDYTFSIDDLGNNMNDMVARYGKEVMVVEVGGEDTKPQNTYDMLVAVQQKVKAVLEGKGLGVIYWEPQGARSWSKYPLSAWGDDGKPSQAMDAFLVK, from the coding sequence ATGAAAAAACATAAAATCTTACTTTTCTGGAGTCTTTTCTTATTAGTTCTGTTAGCCGGATGCAGCCCTATACTATCTAATAAAGAAAATAAGTTTGTCAAAGGAGCTGATATTGGCTGGTTACAACAAATGGAAGCAACAGGATTTAAGTTCTATGATGATAAGGGTGTAGAACAGGATTGTTTCAAAATCTTAACAGATCATGGGATCAATACTATTCGTCTGAGAACCTGGGTGAACCCCTCCGCAGACAAGATTAATGGCCATAACCGCAAAGAGGAAATGGTAGCAATGGCAGTAAGAGCTCAAAAATGGGGCATGCGGGTAATGATTAATTTTCATTATAGCGACACTTGGGCAGATCCCGGACACCAAATTAAGCCTGCAGCTTGGGAGGGCCACGATTTTCCGCATTTGCTGCAAGATGTTTATAATTATACGTATGAGGTAATGAGTGCCCTGAAGAAAGCTGGGATAAAGCCGGAATGGGTACAGGTTGGTAACGAAACGTCGGGCGGTATGATCTATCCGGAAGGAAGCGTATCGAATTGGCCTCAGTTGGCCCAACTTATTAATAAAGGGTACGATGCAATTAAAGCTGTAAGCCCTAGTTCCAAAGTTATACTCCATTTAGATCAGGGAAATAATAACAAGCGCTTCAGGAATTGGTTCGATAATGCGAAGGTTCACGGTGCTAAATTCGATGTAATCGGGTTGTCTTATTATACTTACTGGCTGCCGGGAAATCCGGATTATACTTTTTCCATTGATGATCTGGGAAATAATATGAATGATATGGTGGCCAGGTACGGCAAAGAAGTAATGGTGGTAGAAGTTGGTGGAGAAGATACCAAACCCCAAAATACGTACGACATGTTAGTAGCCGTTCAACAAAAAGTAAAAGCGGTTCTGGAGGGAAAAGGGTTGGGCGTAATTTACTGGGAACCACAAGGTGCCAGAAGTTGGAGCAAGTATCCCCTAAGCGCTTGGGGAGACGATGGCAAGCCTAGCCAAGCCATGGATGCATTTCTTGTAAAATAG
- a CDS encoding amidase, which translates to MNRRVFIKNTSLAGFILPTILASSCQSSSTQNKSATKSTNSEADDFELNEVTIAGLQQKMQDGTYTSRSITQLYLDRIKAIDQAGPHLRSVIEVNPDALAVADALDQERKNGKIRGPLHGIPVLIKDNIDTGDKMATSAGSIALAENHAAKDAFVAARLREAGAVILGKTNLSEWANFRSTRSASGWSSRGGQTKNPYVLDRSPCGSSSGSGVAVAANLCAVAVGTETDGSIVCPAAINSAVGIKPTVGLVSRSGIIPISKTQDTAGPIARTVRDAAILLGVLTGTDSADAVTQESTGKALKDYTPYLDANGLQGKRIGIEKSYLTGHEDVTALLKKAIEVLKSKGATIVEVEILSKMRELGNDEYKVLQYEFKDGLNKYLAQTKGPVKSLKDLIAFNKQNEAKAMPYFKQETLESSEALGDLTSKDYKETVTKNLTTARHVIQSVMEKNNLQAISGPTYGPSWCIDLVNGDYNTGYSLSSPAAISGFPHVTVPMGFVDGLPIGLSFFGSAYTEPELIKLAFAYEQASKARVIPTFKKSTNPV; encoded by the coding sequence ATGAACAGAAGAGTTTTTATTAAAAATACCTCACTTGCTGGTTTTATTTTACCTACAATTCTGGCTAGTTCCTGTCAATCAAGTTCTACCCAAAATAAATCAGCTACAAAATCTACTAATTCCGAAGCCGATGACTTTGAGTTAAATGAAGTAACGATTGCCGGTTTACAGCAGAAAATGCAGGATGGTACCTACACGTCGCGCTCAATCACGCAACTATACCTGGACAGGATTAAAGCTATTGACCAGGCCGGGCCACATCTTAGATCTGTAATTGAAGTAAACCCCGACGCTTTAGCTGTAGCTGATGCTTTAGACCAGGAACGAAAAAACGGAAAAATCAGAGGGCCATTGCACGGCATTCCAGTTTTGATAAAAGATAATATTGATACTGGTGATAAAATGGCTACTTCTGCAGGTTCCATTGCTTTAGCCGAAAATCACGCGGCAAAAGATGCTTTCGTGGCTGCTCGTTTGCGCGAGGCTGGCGCCGTAATACTGGGTAAAACCAATTTAAGTGAATGGGCAAATTTCCGGTCTACGCGTTCGGCGAGTGGCTGGAGCAGCCGGGGTGGGCAAACCAAAAACCCATACGTGCTGGATCGTAGCCCCTGTGGTTCGAGTTCTGGATCAGGAGTTGCGGTAGCGGCTAATTTATGCGCCGTGGCGGTAGGTACCGAAACGGATGGTTCTATTGTGTGTCCGGCTGCCATTAATAGTGCTGTGGGTATTAAACCTACTGTTGGGCTGGTAAGCCGTTCGGGCATTATTCCTATCTCTAAAACGCAAGACACGGCGGGTCCTATTGCCCGGACAGTACGCGATGCGGCTATTTTACTAGGTGTACTAACCGGAACTGACTCCGCCGATGCAGTCACCCAAGAAAGTACGGGCAAAGCCTTGAAGGATTACACGCCCTACCTGGATGCGAACGGATTACAAGGCAAGCGCATTGGGATAGAAAAATCTTATTTAACGGGCCACGAAGATGTAACTGCCTTACTAAAAAAAGCCATAGAAGTACTTAAAAGTAAAGGTGCTACTATAGTAGAGGTGGAAATACTAAGCAAAATGCGGGAGTTGGGCAATGATGAATACAAAGTACTGCAGTACGAGTTTAAAGATGGCTTAAATAAGTATTTGGCTCAAACAAAAGGACCGGTGAAATCATTAAAAGATTTAATTGCTTTTAACAAGCAGAACGAAGCGAAAGCCATGCCTTACTTTAAACAAGAAACGCTGGAAAGCTCTGAAGCTTTAGGAGATTTAACAAGTAAAGATTACAAAGAGACCGTCACTAAAAATTTGACTACTGCCCGCCATGTAATTCAATCTGTAATGGAGAAAAATAATCTGCAGGCTATTTCCGGGCCTACTTATGGTCCGTCGTGGTGCATTGATTTAGTAAACGGCGATTATAACACAGGATATAGCTTGTCTTCGCCAGCGGCAATTTCGGGATTTCCGCACGTTACTGTGCCCATGGGCTTTGTAGACGGCCTACCTATTGGCTTGTCTTTTTTTGGTTCAGCTTATACCGAACCCGAACTAATAAAACTAGCTTTTGCTTACGAACAAGCTTCTAAAGCCCGGGTAATTCCTACTTTTAAGAAATCTACGAATCCGGTTTAA
- a CDS encoding BamA/TamA family outer membrane protein — translation MKKFYFVFFFVVLFVANCFATIETDSTRQPKTKKLSLTPFPALFSTPETGIGYGGLVVPVYNFGSDSLTRSSNGQLLAYYTQKKQASVQLTYTIYTNHERYNITGAANYYDWPILYYGIGNSNTLKDSSLVTYKLFLFQNRVLKKLRNYLFVGGQYQLTRINNIGFKNPASKIQERDFAELDGSITSGLGPALLFDSRDNPLNTTQGWYAEAGTFINHKSIGSEFNFTRFILDIRRFMRLSDKRVLAIQGVGKFSTGQVPFREMALLGGGRTMRGFYEGRFRDRQLLALQSEYRQQVFSRVGYVVFGGIGQVGNNGGDFSFGGLKQGVGAGLRLMLNRKQRLNIRIDYAIGSDKARGLYFDIGEAF, via the coding sequence ATGAAAAAATTTTACTTTGTTTTCTTTTTTGTAGTTTTATTTGTAGCAAACTGTTTTGCAACAATAGAGACTGATTCGACGAGGCAGCCAAAAACTAAAAAACTAAGTCTTACCCCTTTTCCAGCCTTGTTCTCTACTCCAGAAACGGGCATTGGCTACGGCGGTTTGGTGGTACCGGTCTATAATTTCGGTTCCGATAGCCTTACCCGCAGTTCTAACGGCCAATTGCTCGCTTACTATACACAGAAAAAACAAGCTTCGGTTCAGCTTACTTATACTATTTACACCAACCATGAGCGCTACAATATTACGGGAGCAGCCAATTATTACGATTGGCCCATTCTTTATTACGGCATCGGCAATTCTAATACTCTAAAGGATTCTTCGCTGGTAACGTATAAACTCTTCTTGTTTCAGAACCGGGTACTTAAAAAATTAAGAAATTACCTATTTGTAGGTGGGCAATACCAGCTTACCCGCATTAATAACATTGGTTTCAAGAACCCCGCCAGCAAAATTCAGGAGCGGGATTTCGCCGAACTAGACGGGAGCATTACCTCAGGCCTTGGGCCAGCCCTTTTATTCGACAGTCGCGATAATCCTTTAAATACCACTCAAGGTTGGTACGCCGAAGCGGGCACTTTTATAAACCACAAAAGTATTGGTAGCGAATTTAATTTCACCCGTTTTATTCTAGATATCCGACGTTTTATGCGGCTTTCTGATAAACGGGTATTAGCTATTCAGGGAGTAGGGAAATTTAGTACCGGCCAAGTTCCTTTCCGCGAAATGGCTTTACTGGGCGGGGGCCGAACCATGCGGGGCTTTTACGAAGGACGTTTCCGCGATCGCCAATTACTCGCTTTGCAAAGCGAATACCGGCAGCAGGTATTTTCGCGGGTGGGCTATGTGGTGTTTGGGGGAATTGGCCAGGTGGGCAATAACGGGGGCGATTTTAGTTTTGGTGGCCTAAAACAAGGTGTTGGTGCCGGGCTCCGGTTAATGCTAAACCGGAAACAACGCCTCAATATCCGGATCGACTATGCTATAGGCAGCGATAAAGCCAGAGGATTGTATTTTGACATTGGCGAAGCGTTTTAA
- a CDS encoding nuclear transport factor 2 family protein — MEAQELTKPIIESERVGQLHALARQYVLEGLGNKNFDAIPYANAVCLRAPLCPGGTANPITGKENLRNIWWAPLPDLLGEVKMLDSFVNQDLSAVCVEFHCQILLNPPVELRVMDRFQVNAEGKITDQENFFDPRDVTNPGWR; from the coding sequence ATGGAAGCGCAAGAACTTACAAAACCAATTATTGAATCTGAAAGAGTAGGGCAGCTGCATGCATTAGCCCGCCAATATGTGCTCGAAGGCTTGGGAAATAAAAATTTTGATGCTATTCCTTATGCCAACGCAGTTTGCTTACGAGCACCACTCTGTCCGGGGGGTACTGCTAACCCAATTACCGGAAAAGAAAACCTACGGAATATTTGGTGGGCTCCATTACCCGATTTGCTGGGAGAAGTTAAAATGTTAGATTCTTTTGTGAATCAAGATTTGTCTGCTGTTTGTGTCGAGTTTCATTGTCAAATTTTGCTCAATCCACCAGTTGAGTTACGCGTTATGGACCGTTTTCAGGTAAATGCCGAAGGGAAAATCACAGATCAGGAAAATTTCTTTGATCCTAGGGACGTAACTAATCCTGGTTGGCGATAA
- a CDS encoding protein adenylyltransferase SelO: MESLSTKLYKNEFVKTFPGDDSGNLKPRQTPGMLYSKAEPTAVREPKLLAWSNDLAQELGIQKPTDEDVNILGGNRVTETMYPYAACYAGHQFGNWAGQLGDGRAITLGEWQTTSGKTWELQLKGAGLTPYSRRADGRAVLRSSVREYLMSEAMHYLGVPTTRALSLVSTGDKVLRDMFYNGNPQYEQGAIVMRVAPSFLRFGNFEILAARQEIENLRLLVDWTIAKFYPHITGEDKVINWYKEIVDRTASLMVEWQRVGFVHGVMNTDNMSILGLTIDYGPFSFVDSYDLRFTPNTTDLPGRRYAFGKQPSIGYWNLGCLASALAPLFPDTDQLVAALETYEPIYYQKYFAMMGNKLGLGEVKPEDKELITEWEETMARIKPDMTIFYQLLIDLPLNTKEEAEVVAYFANSFYTEPDAEKSEMLINLIKKYTERLQVNSISRKESATRMRAHNPRFILRNYLLHQAIEELEQGQDQLFKKLQAALKEPYSNKFDEFLVKRPEWASQKAGCSMLSCSS, encoded by the coding sequence ATGGAAAGTCTGAGTACTAAATTATATAAAAACGAATTTGTGAAAACTTTTCCGGGCGATGACAGCGGAAACCTAAAGCCTCGCCAAACCCCTGGAATGTTGTACAGTAAAGCGGAGCCAACTGCTGTTCGCGAGCCAAAACTGCTCGCCTGGTCCAATGATTTAGCCCAGGAACTCGGAATTCAAAAACCTACCGACGAAGATGTAAATATCCTGGGAGGGAACCGGGTAACCGAAACCATGTATCCCTATGCGGCTTGTTACGCTGGTCACCAATTTGGCAATTGGGCGGGCCAATTAGGCGATGGTCGAGCCATTACCCTCGGCGAATGGCAAACTACCTCCGGTAAAACCTGGGAACTACAGCTAAAAGGAGCCGGACTTACTCCATACTCCCGCCGGGCTGATGGGCGAGCCGTTTTGCGTTCCTCGGTGCGGGAATACTTAATGAGCGAAGCCATGCATTACCTGGGCGTGCCTACTACCCGGGCCTTAAGTCTGGTCTCTACCGGCGATAAAGTTCTCCGCGACATGTTTTACAACGGCAATCCGCAGTATGAGCAAGGAGCCATAGTTATGCGGGTAGCGCCCAGCTTTTTACGTTTTGGTAATTTCGAAATATTGGCAGCCCGTCAGGAAATAGAGAACCTGCGCCTACTAGTTGATTGGACCATAGCCAAGTTTTACCCGCACATTACCGGCGAGGACAAAGTGATTAACTGGTATAAAGAAATAGTGGACCGAACTGCCAGCTTAATGGTAGAGTGGCAGCGAGTAGGCTTTGTGCACGGCGTTATGAATACGGATAATATGTCTATCCTGGGCTTAACAATTGATTATGGTCCGTTTTCATTTGTAGATAGCTACGATTTACGGTTTACGCCCAATACCACCGATTTACCGGGCCGGCGCTACGCCTTTGGTAAGCAGCCTTCTATCGGTTACTGGAACCTGGGCTGCCTGGCTAGTGCACTCGCTCCTCTTTTTCCGGACACAGACCAATTAGTAGCCGCCCTGGAAACGTATGAACCCATATACTATCAAAAATACTTTGCCATGATGGGTAATAAACTAGGGCTGGGCGAAGTAAAACCTGAAGACAAAGAACTAATTACCGAATGGGAAGAAACTATGGCCCGCATTAAGCCAGACATGACCATTTTTTACCAATTACTTATTGATTTACCATTAAATACAAAGGAAGAGGCCGAAGTAGTAGCCTATTTTGCAAATAGTTTTTATACAGAACCGGATGCAGAAAAAAGCGAAATGCTAATAAACCTAATTAAAAAATACACTGAACGTTTACAGGTAAATTCTATTAGTCGGAAAGAGTCCGCGACTCGCATGCGCGCCCATAACCCGCGGTTTATTTTACGTAATTACTTACTGCATCAAGCCATTGAAGAACTAGAACAAGGCCAGGATCAGCTATTTAAAAAGTTACAAGCCGCCCTGAAAGAACCGTATTCTAATAAATTTGATGAGTTTCTAGTTAAAAGACCAGAATGGGCCAGCCAGAAAGCGGGTTGCTCTATGTTATCCTGCAGTTCGTAA
- a CDS encoding DUF3037 domain-containing protein, producing MPEKHLFEYAIIRVVPRVEREEFLNVGVILYCPAQGFLQTVFELNEDRLRAFSAQIDLNELHERLNAFERICAGKAQGGVIGHLPIAGRFRWLTAARSTVVQTSKVHPGLCVNAQETLLKLHNQLVL from the coding sequence ATGCCAGAAAAGCACTTATTTGAGTACGCCATTATCCGGGTGGTTCCCCGCGTAGAACGCGAAGAGTTTTTGAACGTTGGCGTTATTCTTTATTGTCCGGCACAAGGATTCTTGCAAACTGTATTTGAGCTAAACGAAGACCGGCTAAGGGCTTTTTCTGCCCAAATTGATTTAAACGAATTGCATGAACGTTTAAATGCCTTCGAGCGGATTTGTGCCGGTAAGGCGCAGGGCGGTGTTATTGGGCATTTACCTATTGCCGGTCGTTTTCGATGGCTCACTGCCGCTCGTAGCACCGTGGTACAAACCTCAAAAGTTCACCCAGGCTTATGCGTCAACGCCCAGGAAACCCTGCTCAAATTACATAATCAATTGGTATTGTAA
- a CDS encoding HipA family kinase, producing the protein MSNSSSLPRSVEVIRYVTPLREGGSLPAIVEADDDFLYVLKFRGAGQGVKALIAELVAGEIARTLGLRVPEIVFAQLNEAFGRSEPDEEIQDLLRASEGLNLGLHYLTGAITFDPLVNKVDAKLASQIVWLDCLVTNVDRTTRNTNMLIWHKELWLIDHGAALYFHHSGQNWEEQSQRPFAPIKNHVLLRQATELTTVDAEFKAILSPDRIQEIVSFIPDEWLANESFMETAEENRQVYAQFLNTRIAHSEFFVEEAQHARKALI; encoded by the coding sequence ATGAGTAATAGCTCTTCTTTACCCCGATCCGTTGAGGTAATTCGTTATGTTACCCCTTTACGCGAAGGCGGCTCCTTGCCGGCCATTGTGGAAGCCGATGACGATTTTTTGTATGTGCTTAAATTTAGAGGGGCCGGCCAAGGCGTAAAAGCCTTAATTGCCGAACTGGTAGCTGGCGAAATTGCCCGAACCCTTGGCTTGCGGGTACCCGAAATTGTATTTGCACAACTAAATGAGGCTTTTGGCCGCTCCGAGCCGGATGAGGAAATTCAGGATTTGTTACGTGCCAGCGAAGGCTTAAATTTAGGATTGCATTACCTGACCGGTGCTATTACCTTTGACCCGCTGGTAAATAAAGTAGATGCCAAATTAGCTTCCCAAATAGTTTGGTTAGATTGTTTAGTTACCAACGTAGACCGTACCACCCGGAACACCAATATGCTCATCTGGCACAAAGAGTTATGGCTCATTGACCATGGGGCAGCGCTTTACTTTCACCACTCCGGGCAAAATTGGGAAGAACAAAGCCAGCGGCCTTTTGCTCCTATTAAAAACCACGTACTATTACGCCAGGCTACCGAGCTTACTACCGTAGATGCGGAATTTAAAGCTATCTTGAGCCCTGACCGCATTCAGGAGATTGTATCGTTTATTCCCGACGAATGGCTCGCGAATGAGTCCTTCATGGAAACGGCCGAAGAAAATCGCCAGGTTTACGCCCAATTTTTAAATACCCGGATTGCCCATTCAGAATTTTTTGTGGAAGAAGCCCAACATGCCAGAAAAGCACTTATTTGA